From a region of the Agrobacterium tumefaciens genome:
- a CDS encoding D-alanyl-D-alanine carboxypeptidase, producing the protein MRLKSSAVLKILSGAHVRKAGVKSFVRFVALTLAAAFMAATSVQTAQAEPKYAGIVIDAKTGKVLYGEDPDGLRYPASLTKMMTLYLTFEALSSGRISLDSKVPVSANAAKEPPSKLGVRAGGSITVEQAILALVTRSANDMATALGEYLGGSEDRFARMMTAKARALGMTRTTYRNANGLPNTAQMTTARDQARLGIALRQHYPQYYGYFNTRTFTFGKQVIGNHNRLVGTVKGVDGIKTGYTRAAGSNLATSAQLDGRSIVAVVLGGRSSAARDATMRKLVATYLPQASRGGNSNLIAQTRSAPIEEPIAPAAPVAIAAAVPSAPVAAASAGGLPHSGPVPQARYGDEAPVSAFAGSSSNAAVNAMEMATTRQKAKTQAPVPVAPIAPDRSLITNSTKVDNIVTASVAASAAKPAIAPKMEAPASGWVIQIGASPDETSARNLLQSAQEKGGAALRSAKPFTVAFNKDGSQFYRARFGGFDGQNAAVNACNALKKKGVSCWASAQ; encoded by the coding sequence ATGCGATTGAAGAGTTCAGCGGTGTTGAAAATTCTATCTGGAGCACATGTGCGCAAAGCGGGTGTGAAGTCTTTCGTCAGGTTCGTTGCGTTGACCCTTGCTGCGGCGTTCATGGCCGCAACATCCGTTCAGACCGCACAGGCAGAACCGAAGTATGCCGGCATCGTCATCGATGCGAAAACGGGCAAGGTTCTGTATGGCGAAGACCCCGACGGTCTGCGCTATCCGGCCTCGCTGACCAAGATGATGACGCTTTATCTTACGTTTGAAGCGTTGAGCTCGGGTCGTATCTCTCTCGACTCCAAGGTTCCGGTTTCGGCCAATGCCGCAAAGGAGCCGCCTTCCAAGCTCGGCGTTCGCGCCGGTGGCAGCATCACGGTTGAACAGGCCATTCTGGCGCTGGTCACCCGCTCTGCAAACGATATGGCAACGGCACTTGGCGAATATCTCGGCGGATCGGAAGATCGTTTCGCCCGCATGATGACGGCAAAGGCACGCGCTCTCGGCATGACCCGCACGACCTACCGCAATGCCAATGGCCTGCCGAACACCGCGCAGATGACCACGGCACGCGATCAGGCCCGTCTCGGCATCGCCCTTCGCCAGCACTACCCGCAATATTACGGTTACTTCAACACCCGCACCTTTACCTTCGGCAAGCAGGTCATCGGCAACCACAATCGTCTGGTTGGCACGGTCAAGGGCGTTGACGGTATCAAGACCGGTTACACCCGCGCTGCAGGCTCCAACCTTGCAACCTCGGCACAGCTTGATGGCCGCTCCATCGTTGCCGTTGTTCTCGGCGGCCGTTCCAGCGCAGCCCGTGATGCCACCATGCGCAAGCTGGTTGCCACCTATCTGCCGCAGGCTTCGCGTGGCGGTAACTCCAACCTGATTGCCCAGACGCGTTCCGCGCCGATTGAGGAGCCGATTGCACCAGCCGCACCGGTTGCCATTGCTGCCGCTGTGCCTTCCGCACCGGTTGCCGCAGCCTCCGCTGGCGGTCTGCCGCACTCCGGCCCGGTTCCGCAGGCCCGTTACGGCGATGAAGCACCTGTCAGCGCCTTTGCCGGTTCGTCTTCCAACGCGGCTGTCAACGCGATGGAAATGGCAACGACCCGCCAGAAGGCAAAGACCCAGGCACCTGTTCCCGTCGCCCCGATTGCGCCGGATCGCAGCCTGATCACCAACTCCACCAAGGTCGACAACATCGTCACCGCGTCCGTTGCAGCCTCTGCAGCCAAGCCTGCCATTGCCCCGAAGATGGAAGCACCGGCCAGCGGCTGGGTCATTCAGATCGGCGCTTCGCCAGACGAAACCTCGGCCCGCAACCTGTTGCAGTCGGCGCAGGAAAAAGGCGGCGCGGCACTGCGCTCTGCCAAGCCCTTCACCGTCGCCTTCAACAAGGACGGCTCCCAGTTCTACCGCGCCCGCTTCGGTGGCTTCGATGGTCAGAACGCTGCGGTCAATGCGTGTAATGCGTTGAAGAAGAAAGGCGTAAGCTGCTGGGCCTCGGCACAGTAG
- a CDS encoding acyl-CoA transferase, whose translation MEAKVTQDFDREINEALGREFAPAAEVSRSGDGELPSCFRVSDLAEASVRAAAGELAGLTGARAVSVDRRLSLMWFSMSLRPAGWSLPSIWDPIAGDYRAADGWIRLHTNAPHHRHAALQVLDCAGDRESVSAAVAARNKDELEAAIVAVGGAAAAMRSLEEWRTHPQGQAVAAEPLIQWRDIGQGRRITGVAGLRVLDLTRVLAGPVATRFLAGFGADVLRIDPPDWNEPAVEPEVTVGKRRAGLDLHRADDRRTFEALLSKADVLVHGYRPGALEKLGYGDEERQRLSPGLIDVCLDAYGWTGPWAGRRGFDSLVQMSCGIADEGMTRSGGAQPVPLPVQALDHATGYLIAAAVLRALRHAQATGTRFSARLSLARTAALLTGAGARPFQGSKLEDRDADLAPALEQTSWGPARRLTFPVRVDGRGPEWALPAGLLRIDAARW comes from the coding sequence ATGGAGGCGAAGGTGACGCAGGATTTCGACAGGGAGATCAACGAGGCGCTGGGGCGCGAATTTGCCCCTGCAGCAGAGGTGTCACGCAGCGGTGACGGTGAGTTACCGTCGTGTTTCCGGGTGTCCGATCTGGCGGAGGCCTCGGTGCGCGCCGCCGCAGGCGAGCTTGCGGGACTGACAGGTGCGCGGGCGGTTTCGGTTGACCGCCGGTTATCGCTGATGTGGTTCAGCATGAGCCTTCGCCCTGCCGGCTGGAGCCTGCCGTCCATATGGGACCCGATTGCCGGCGATTACCGCGCTGCCGATGGCTGGATCAGGCTGCACACCAATGCGCCGCACCACCGCCACGCCGCGCTGCAGGTGCTGGACTGCGCCGGCGACAGGGAGAGCGTTTCAGCGGCGGTTGCCGCCCGGAACAAGGACGAGCTGGAAGCGGCGATCGTGGCGGTGGGCGGTGCGGCGGCCGCCATGCGCAGCCTCGAGGAATGGAGGACGCATCCGCAAGGGCAGGCGGTGGCGGCAGAGCCGCTGATCCAGTGGCGAGACATCGGGCAGGGACGCAGGATCACCGGGGTCGCTGGCCTGCGGGTGCTGGACCTGACCCGCGTTCTGGCCGGGCCGGTGGCAACGCGGTTTCTGGCGGGTTTCGGGGCTGATGTGCTGCGCATCGATCCACCCGACTGGAACGAACCGGCCGTGGAACCGGAGGTGACGGTGGGCAAACGCCGCGCCGGGCTTGATCTGCACCGTGCCGACGACCGCCGCACCTTTGAAGCCCTGCTCTCAAAGGCCGATGTGCTGGTGCATGGTTACCGCCCCGGTGCGCTGGAAAAGCTCGGTTATGGCGATGAAGAGCGCCAGCGCCTGTCGCCCGGCCTGATCGATGTCTGCCTTGATGCCTATGGCTGGACCGGTCCCTGGGCGGGCAGGCGTGGTTTCGACAGTTTGGTGCAGATGAGCTGCGGCATTGCCGATGAAGGCATGACACGATCCGGCGGCGCGCAACCGGTGCCGCTTCCGGTGCAGGCGCTTGACCATGCGACGGGCTATCTGATCGCCGCAGCCGTGCTGCGCGCCTTGCGCCACGCGCAGGCAACCGGCACGAGGTTTTCCGCCCGCCTGTCACTTGCCAGAACGGCGGCCTTGCTGACGGGCGCCGGTGCCCGGCCATTTCAGGGATCGAAACTCGAGGACAGGGATGCCGATCTGGCTCCTGCTCTGGAACAAACATCCTGGGGACCGGCGAGGCGGCTGACTTTCCCGGTTCGCGTCGATGGCAGGGGACCGGAATGGGCGCTGCCGGCGGGCCTGCTGCGCATCGATGCGGCGCGCTGGTGA
- a CDS encoding citrate synthase, giving the protein MNSLDWIDAHTACAMLGVKPQTLYAYVSRGQVRAEADAEDARRSLYARPDVDALLQQNRRPRARAEIAEQAIRWGEPVLSTAISEVRDGMLWLRGLSIEHCAEHFTLEDMAVHLWAVSAVDAPESEVASSLPSPLGRALEVLSREVPAAPKLKPDAAAKQGGRLMSLVANALLGKSASGPIHLRLGQNWGLDASGCDDVRRALVLLSDHELNPSTFAVRIAASTGASLPAALLSGLATLSGPRHGGVATLARVALQATESGKMQAFLKDHADQSPYGYGFGHPLYPEGDPRARLILARLGATASPVAAVWALSSEIGIPPNIDAALAALSLVHKLPDDAAFTIFATGRLIGWIAHAIEQQQTGEIIRPRARYRGSV; this is encoded by the coding sequence ATGAATTCTCTTGACTGGATCGACGCCCACACGGCCTGTGCGATGCTCGGCGTCAAACCGCAGACGCTTTATGCCTATGTCAGCCGTGGTCAGGTGCGGGCCGAAGCGGATGCCGAGGACGCGCGCCGCAGCCTTTATGCGCGCCCGGATGTGGATGCCCTGCTGCAACAGAACCGACGTCCCCGCGCCCGTGCGGAGATTGCCGAACAGGCGATCAGATGGGGCGAGCCCGTGCTTTCCACCGCCATTTCAGAGGTGCGCGACGGTATGCTCTGGCTGCGCGGCCTGTCGATCGAACACTGCGCGGAGCATTTCACGCTTGAGGATATGGCCGTGCATCTGTGGGCCGTCAGTGCGGTCGATGCGCCGGAGAGCGAGGTGGCGTCATCCCTGCCCAGTCCGCTCGGCCGCGCATTGGAGGTTCTCAGCCGGGAGGTGCCGGCGGCACCGAAACTGAAGCCGGATGCGGCTGCGAAACAGGGCGGCAGGCTGATGTCCCTTGTCGCCAATGCCCTCCTCGGTAAATCAGCATCGGGACCGATCCACCTGCGTCTCGGGCAGAACTGGGGTCTGGATGCATCCGGCTGTGACGATGTGCGCCGTGCCCTGGTGCTGCTGAGCGACCACGAATTGAACCCGTCCACCTTCGCCGTGCGCATCGCCGCATCAACAGGCGCAAGCCTTCCGGCCGCCCTGCTCTCCGGTCTCGCCACACTCAGCGGCCCGCGCCACGGCGGTGTCGCCACGCTGGCGCGGGTGGCGCTGCAAGCCACGGAGAGCGGCAAAATGCAGGCATTCCTCAAGGATCATGCCGACCAGTCACCCTATGGTTACGGCTTCGGCCATCCGCTATACCCGGAGGGTGATCCAAGGGCACGCCTCATCCTCGCCCGCCTCGGCGCGACAGCATCGCCGGTCGCCGCAGTCTGGGCGCTCTCCAGTGAAATCGGCATTCCACCCAACATAGACGCCGCCCTCGCCGCCTTGAGCCTGGTGCACAAACTACCCGACGATGCCGCCTTCACGATCTTCGCAACCGGAAGACTGATCGGCTGGATCGCCCACGCCATCGAACAACAGCAAACCGGCGAAATCATCCGCCCGCGCGCACGTTATCGCGGGAGCGTGTAA
- a CDS encoding aminotransferase class IV family protein — protein MQEHPSFVTMLDGNEATATDLSPLAFAGFAHFTAMQVRDGKVRGLDLHLTRLRTASMAMFGRARSDADISRFLRMAVAAGPQNLSLTATVFSRHGEFTAQASYDDPAILVRSFPASSGPGGPVALDVVHHQRALASIKQVGEPMKTYAMRQAARNGFDDAVFVDQQGRLTEASIWNLAFWDGQSVIWPKADILHGVTMQIVERQLAKLGIRSRTEDISLADAESFAGAALMNSWTPAVAIRRIGSFEIPVSDAFNTLLHAAYQAEPAVRI, from the coding sequence ATGCAAGAACATCCTTCCTTCGTGACCATGCTGGATGGAAACGAGGCGACCGCGACGGATCTGTCGCCGCTGGCCTTTGCGGGCTTTGCCCATTTTACCGCAATGCAGGTTCGTGATGGCAAGGTGCGGGGGCTGGACCTGCATCTCACACGCCTTCGCACCGCCTCGATGGCAATGTTTGGCCGCGCGCGGAGCGATGCCGACATCAGCCGTTTTCTGCGCATGGCGGTTGCGGCCGGGCCGCAGAACCTTTCTCTGACCGCCACTGTGTTTTCGCGGCATGGGGAGTTCACAGCGCAAGCGTCTTATGACGATCCGGCCATCTTGGTGCGGAGCTTTCCGGCATCGTCGGGTCCGGGCGGACCTGTCGCGCTGGATGTCGTTCACCACCAGAGGGCGCTTGCCAGCATCAAGCAGGTGGGTGAGCCGATGAAGACCTACGCGATGCGTCAGGCTGCACGCAACGGCTTTGACGATGCCGTGTTTGTCGATCAACAGGGGCGCCTGACCGAAGCCAGCATCTGGAATCTGGCGTTCTGGGATGGGCAATCGGTGATATGGCCGAAGGCCGATATCCTGCACGGCGTCACCATGCAGATCGTCGAGCGACAGCTTGCGAAACTCGGCATCCGCTCCCGAACGGAAGACATCAGCCTTGCAGATGCCGAAAGCTTCGCCGGTGCCGCGCTGATGAATTCATGGACGCCCGCCGTCGCAATCCGCAGGATCGGTTCGTTTGAGATACCCGTGTCGGACGCGTTCAACACCTTGCTTCACGCCGCCTATCAGGCGGAACCGGCAGTGCGGATTTAA
- a CDS encoding MerR family transcriptional regulator, with translation MKIGDMAERTGISIRMLRYYEEQGLLTPGRTAAGYRDYGTEELATITMIRKLGACGMTLPVIQQFLPCSLDGRDEFEPCDELRAILQKHIDGVDQQMAALTESRSLLSDLMSEIDTRLK, from the coding sequence ATGAAGATTGGCGACATGGCGGAGCGGACCGGCATCAGCATCCGGATGCTGCGATATTATGAAGAACAGGGCCTGCTGACGCCCGGCCGAACCGCCGCCGGCTACCGCGACTATGGCACAGAAGAACTTGCCACGATCACAATGATCAGGAAGCTCGGAGCCTGCGGAATGACCCTGCCGGTCATCCAGCAATTCCTGCCCTGCTCCCTCGACGGCCGCGATGAGTTCGAACCCTGCGACGAACTGCGCGCCATCCTGCAAAAACACATCGACGGCGTCGACCAGCAGATGGCCGCACTCACAGAAAGCCGCTCCCTCCTCTCCGACCTGATGAGCGAGATCGACACAAGGCTGAAATGA
- a CDS encoding HAD family hydrolase has protein sequence MVIALGGRNSMASHYILWDFEGTLARRRGRFAEALRTSAMSVDPNFETSSDDLKPYLSAVLPWNSPDRDHHFATQEAWWAPLRSASMQALLAHGLRFDLAEQASENLRMTYLNLAYWDLLPHAAETLQRLSVRGWRHAILSNFAPDLQQIVEGLGIAGSFDRIFSSGSLGHEKPSPESFSRVVAELAPAQVVWMIGDNVKSDIEGGKAAGLSTILIGKEQSYEGLSVTQLGEVPDLIGQPKLTSQ, from the coding sequence TTGGTTATCGCGCTGGGTGGGAGAAACAGCATGGCGTCGCACTACATTCTCTGGGATTTCGAGGGAACACTTGCGAGGCGGCGCGGACGATTTGCCGAGGCACTTCGAACGTCTGCTATGTCGGTTGATCCGAATTTCGAAACATCTTCAGACGATTTGAAGCCATACCTTTCGGCGGTGCTTCCGTGGAACAGCCCTGATCGGGACCATCATTTTGCAACTCAAGAGGCTTGGTGGGCTCCACTGCGGAGTGCAAGTATGCAGGCATTGCTTGCTCATGGACTGCGTTTTGACCTGGCAGAACAAGCGTCAGAAAATCTGCGAATGACTTACCTCAATTTGGCATATTGGGATTTGCTTCCCCATGCGGCAGAAACGCTGCAGAGGCTTTCCGTTAGAGGCTGGAGGCACGCTATACTGTCAAATTTTGCACCGGACCTGCAGCAGATCGTTGAAGGTCTCGGTATTGCCGGCAGCTTCGACCGCATATTTTCATCCGGCTCACTTGGTCATGAAAAACCCTCACCCGAGAGCTTTTCCCGCGTCGTCGCCGAACTCGCACCAGCGCAGGTCGTCTGGATGATTGGCGACAATGTGAAGTCAGATATCGAGGGCGGCAAAGCTGCGGGCCTCTCGACGATCCTGATTGGCAAGGAACAATCTTATGAAGGGCTGTCAGTAACTCAACTTGGCGAAGTGCCTGATTTGATTGGGCAACCCAAGCTGACATCGCAGTAG
- a CDS encoding class I SAM-dependent methyltransferase, with protein MIERHGVSFEDPLVVENYIHRPPYPQGVYDRLLSITPHRNCLLDLGCGTGKISRPLARHFTDVVAVDPSEAMIDLARRLEGGTAANIRWVTGFAEDYDTAADDRFDLMVAAASIHWMDHTRLFPRLRMLASESHKIAIVTGDTPFAPAWAGDWQSFLAKWVPIATGEEFDHDRKDEKRSRYKAFLHIEGTEFFSSEPVEQSIENFILCQHSRDTFAPSRLGELLPRFDAELRDILVPHATDQTLRFSVRSQVLWGTIR; from the coding sequence ATGATCGAGCGGCATGGCGTATCCTTCGAAGACCCCTTGGTTGTGGAGAATTACATCCATCGCCCTCCCTATCCCCAAGGCGTGTACGACAGGCTTCTGTCCATTACCCCGCATCGCAATTGCCTTCTGGATCTGGGGTGCGGGACCGGTAAAATCAGCCGCCCTCTGGCCCGGCATTTCACTGACGTCGTTGCTGTTGACCCTTCGGAAGCCATGATCGATCTCGCCCGGCGGCTCGAGGGTGGGACGGCGGCGAATATTCGATGGGTTACCGGTTTTGCGGAAGATTATGACACTGCCGCGGATGACAGGTTCGACCTCATGGTCGCCGCTGCAAGTATTCACTGGATGGATCACACCCGCCTGTTTCCGCGGCTCAGGATGCTGGCGTCCGAATCCCACAAGATTGCGATCGTGACGGGCGATACGCCTTTCGCGCCTGCCTGGGCTGGCGACTGGCAATCATTTCTGGCGAAATGGGTTCCCATCGCTACGGGCGAAGAGTTCGACCACGACCGGAAAGACGAAAAACGCTCCCGGTACAAGGCATTCCTGCATATCGAGGGTACGGAGTTTTTCAGTTCGGAGCCGGTAGAGCAGAGCATCGAAAACTTCATCCTCTGCCAGCATTCCAGAGACACATTCGCGCCATCTCGGCTTGGCGAACTGCTGCCCCGGTTCGATGCGGAGCTGCGCGACATTCTGGTGCCGCATGCCACCGATCAGACGCTGCGCTTTTCGGTGCGTTCGCAAGTGCTGTGGGGCACGATCAGATAG
- a CDS encoding DUF4287 domain-containing protein, which yields MTTTPVKGPASYFPSIEAKYGRPIAEWKELIRAQSGKKHMELVAWLKQEHGMGHGHANALVADTLRE from the coding sequence ATGACAACCACTCCGGTAAAGGGCCCCGCATCCTACTTTCCGTCCATCGAAGCCAAATACGGGCGGCCGATTGCCGAGTGGAAAGAGCTGATCCGTGCCCAGAGCGGCAAGAAACACATGGAACTGGTCGCCTGGCTGAAACAGGAACACGGCATGGGCCACGGCCACGCCAACGCGCTGGTGGCGGATACGCTGCGGGAGTGA
- a CDS encoding multidrug effflux MFS transporter has product MTMGTASPATSRGHLVTILVLGAMTAVTPLATDMYLAAFPAIGADLSASAGQVQFSLSIFFIGMAFGQLIYGTLIDRFGRKLPLMAGMAVFTLSSVAMPFAPDIVTFNGLRLLQAVGACSGMVIGRAAINDLFDATEGARVLSHMMLITGLGPILAPILGGYILISWGWQAIFVALAAIAAASLFAIGFAFRETLPPENRQPQRIGETGRTYLKLLKNRQFVLFTLVGCFALGGLFAFITGSPHVMMDLYGLSQQTYGWVFAANAVAMVIGSQINGYLLRRHPLATVLKYSLLLFVVTGAATVALSGAADLITLMIPLTLCLANVPVVAANSTALAMAACGKDAGAASGILGVLQFGIAGLVSGLVGMMANNSPLPMTVVIAAAAMAAFACFAGFQKDRRV; this is encoded by the coding sequence ATGACGATGGGCACCGCGTCTCCCGCAACCTCCCGAGGGCATCTGGTCACCATACTGGTGCTCGGGGCGATGACAGCCGTCACGCCCTTGGCCACGGACATGTATCTGGCGGCGTTTCCGGCGATTGGCGCCGACCTCTCGGCCTCGGCCGGGCAGGTCCAGTTCAGCCTGTCGATCTTCTTCATCGGCATGGCGTTCGGCCAGCTCATCTATGGCACGCTGATCGACCGGTTCGGGCGCAAGCTGCCGTTGATGGCGGGCATGGCCGTCTTCACACTCAGTTCGGTCGCAATGCCGTTTGCGCCCGACATTGTCACCTTCAACGGGTTGCGTCTGCTGCAGGCGGTCGGGGCGTGCTCCGGCATGGTCATCGGCCGCGCCGCCATCAACGATCTGTTCGATGCCACCGAGGGCGCGCGGGTGCTCTCGCACATGATGCTGATCACCGGACTTGGGCCTATTCTGGCGCCGATCCTGGGCGGCTACATCCTGATCTCCTGGGGATGGCAGGCGATCTTTGTGGCGCTTGCCGCCATTGCCGCCGCCAGCCTGTTTGCGATCGGCTTTGCCTTTCGCGAAACGCTGCCGCCGGAAAACCGCCAGCCGCAACGGATCGGCGAGACCGGCAGAACCTATCTCAAGCTGCTGAAGAACAGGCAGTTTGTTTTGTTCACCCTGGTCGGCTGCTTTGCGCTTGGCGGTCTCTTCGCCTTCATCACCGGATCGCCGCATGTAATGATGGACCTCTACGGTCTGTCTCAGCAAACCTATGGCTGGGTGTTCGCCGCCAACGCCGTGGCCATGGTCATCGGCTCGCAGATCAACGGTTACCTGTTGCGCCGGCATCCGCTCGCGACCGTCCTGAAATATTCGCTGCTGCTGTTCGTCGTCACCGGTGCTGCAACGGTGGCGCTCTCGGGGGCGGCGGATCTCATCACCTTGATGATCCCGTTGACCCTGTGCCTTGCCAACGTGCCGGTCGTTGCCGCCAATTCCACGGCTCTCGCGATGGCGGCCTGCGGCAAGGATGCGGGCGCGGCATCGGGAATACTCGGCGTTCTGCAGTTCGGCATCGCCGGACTGGTCAGCGGCCTCGTCGGCATGATGGCGAACAATTCGCCGCTGCCGATGACCGTGGTCATAGCGGCGGCAGCTATGGCGGCGTTTGCGTGTTTTGCCGGATTTCAGAAAGACAGGAGAGTTTGA